The following are encoded in a window of Flavobacteriales bacterium genomic DNA:
- a CDS encoding DUF4286 family protein: MIVYNVTVNIDHEVHDAWLRWMKDTHIPEVMATGLFVESRMHRVLADDEGGITYAIQYTAPDMAHYERYRDEHAARLQADAQQRYGGRFVAFRTLLEVVG; this comes from the coding sequence ATGATCGTCTACAACGTCACCGTCAACATCGACCACGAGGTGCATGACGCCTGGCTCCGGTGGATGAAGGACACCCACATCCCCGAGGTGATGGCCACCGGCCTTTTCGTGGAAAGCCGCATGCACCGCGTGCTGGCCGATGATGAGGGCGGCATCACCTACGCCATCCAGTACACCGCGCCGGACATGGCCCACTACGAGCGCTACCGCGATGAGCATGCGGCCCGCTTGCAGGCGGATGCGCAACAGCGCTATGGCGGGAGGTTCGTGGCGTTCAGGACCTTGCTGGAGGTCGTAGGTTGA
- a CDS encoding glycerophosphodiester phosphodiesterase → MARRSPSLAAAALVILNACQPMENLHPDVHGHRGSRGLMPENTIPAFLKAIDLGCDFLELDVVLSGDDEVIVSHEPWMSGRICVTPDEERITPDRERSINLHRMTVTEIQEYDCGGLAHPLFPDQKRVFAYKPTLRQVVETCDEHALLSGMVSPSYNVEIKSDPEWYGTYQPPPADYAQRVIREIDDLGIANRCIVQSFDPAILEAIHAERSDIPLAFLVENTDGLKKNLKRLTFKPHIYSPHYGLVDKKLLEALREEDIELVVWTVNEKKDIRRMLDLGVDGIISDYPDRVVMEMEGRE, encoded by the coding sequence ATGGCCCGTCGTAGCCCCTCGTTGGCGGCCGCCGCCCTGGTGATCCTCAACGCCTGCCAACCCATGGAGAACCTCCATCCCGACGTCCACGGCCATCGCGGCAGCAGGGGCCTCATGCCGGAGAACACCATCCCCGCCTTTCTCAAGGCCATCGACCTGGGCTGCGACTTCCTGGAGCTGGACGTGGTGCTCAGCGGTGATGATGAGGTCATCGTATCCCATGAGCCGTGGATGAGCGGGCGCATCTGTGTCACACCAGATGAAGAGCGCATCACGCCCGACCGCGAGCGCTCGATCAATCTGCACCGCATGACGGTGACCGAGATCCAGGAATACGATTGCGGCGGACTCGCGCATCCGCTCTTCCCCGACCAGAAGCGCGTGTTCGCCTACAAGCCCACCTTGCGGCAGGTGGTGGAGACCTGCGACGAGCATGCGCTGCTCAGCGGCATGGTCAGCCCCTCCTACAACGTGGAGATCAAGAGCGACCCCGAATGGTACGGCACCTACCAGCCCCCGCCCGCGGACTACGCGCAGCGCGTCATCCGCGAGATCGACGACCTTGGCATCGCCAATCGCTGCATCGTGCAAAGCTTCGATCCCGCCATCCTGGAAGCGATCCATGCCGAACGGTCCGACATCCCGCTGGCCTTCCTGGTGGAGAACACGGACGGGCTGAAGAAGAACCTGAAGCGGCTCACCTTCAAACCGCACATCTACAGCCCGCACTACGGCCTCGTGGACAAGAAGCTGTTGGAGGCCTTGCGCGAAGAGGACATCGAACTGGTGGTATGGACCGTGAACGAGAAGAAGGACATCCGCCGCATGCTCGACCTCGGCGTGGACGGCATCATCAGCGACTACCCGGACCGCGTGGTGATGGAGATGGAGGGCCGCGAGTGA
- the mgtE gene encoding magnesium transporter: MSFELTKPLLDRIREDVAEGRDSAVHGLLSELHPADIASIIDRLAEEEAAYVFRLLDPEESAEVLLNLEDDTRKDLLASLTSREIAEEVIEHIDSDDAADVMAELPEEKQREVIALLDDQEQREDIEELLRYDEGTAGALMQKELVMVRTGWSVGRAIVDMRQQAQHVEHVYTIYVVDDEDRLYGVLPLKKLLFAAESTRTPIKELCDTEITSVTTDTDVEEVVQMMKKYDVVVLPVVDGEGRLIGRITFDDVMDVMADEATEDYQLASGISEDVDATDTPVVQMRARLPWLLIGLAGGILSSQIIAQYEEELRIDPKMAFFMPLIAATAGNVGVQSSAIVVQGLASGMLDGVNLMSRLWKELRVAVLTALVCGTLIFLVNLALQQSQALSYTVSIALFTVILTAAMFGTMIPLLLERLKVDPAMATGPFVTTLNDITGLLTYFTVGHLMYGLFS, translated from the coding sequence ATGTCCTTCGAGCTCACAAAGCCCCTGCTGGACCGCATCCGCGAGGACGTGGCGGAAGGCCGCGACTCGGCCGTGCATGGGCTGCTGAGCGAGCTCCACCCCGCCGACATCGCCTCCATCATCGACCGCCTCGCCGAAGAGGAGGCGGCCTATGTGTTCCGCCTGCTCGACCCCGAGGAGTCGGCGGAAGTGCTGCTGAACCTGGAGGACGACACGCGCAAGGACCTGCTGGCCTCGCTCACCAGCCGAGAGATCGCCGAGGAGGTGATCGAGCACATCGACTCGGACGACGCGGCCGACGTGATGGCTGAGCTCCCCGAGGAGAAGCAGCGCGAGGTGATCGCCCTGCTCGATGACCAGGAGCAACGCGAGGACATCGAGGAACTGCTGCGCTATGACGAGGGCACCGCCGGCGCGCTGATGCAGAAGGAACTGGTGATGGTGCGCACCGGATGGAGCGTGGGACGCGCCATCGTGGACATGCGCCAGCAGGCCCAGCATGTGGAGCATGTCTACACCATCTACGTGGTGGATGATGAGGACAGGCTCTATGGCGTGCTGCCGTTGAAGAAGCTCCTCTTCGCAGCGGAAAGCACGCGCACGCCGATCAAGGAATTGTGCGACACCGAGATCACGAGCGTGACGACCGACACGGACGTGGAGGAGGTGGTGCAGATGATGAAGAAATACGATGTGGTGGTGCTGCCCGTGGTGGACGGGGAAGGCCGGCTGATCGGCCGCATCACCTTCGACGACGTGATGGACGTGATGGCCGATGAGGCCACCGAGGACTACCAGCTGGCAAGCGGCATCAGCGAGGACGTGGATGCCACGGACACCCCCGTGGTGCAGATGCGCGCCCGCCTACCCTGGCTGCTTATCGGTCTCGCCGGTGGCATCCTGTCCTCGCAGATCATCGCGCAGTACGAGGAGGAATTGCGCATCGATCCGAAGATGGCCTTCTTCATGCCCTTGATCGCCGCCACGGCGGGCAACGTGGGCGTGCAATCCAGTGCCATTGTGGTGCAGGGCCTCGCCAGTGGCATGCTGGATGGTGTGAACCTGATGTCCCGCCTGTGGAAGGAATTGCGCGTGGCCGTCCTCACCGCCTTGGTATGCGGTACGCTCATCTTCCTGGTGAACCTCGCCCTGCAGCAGAGCCAGGCCCTGAGCTACACGGTGAGCATCGCCCTGTTCACCGTGATCCTCACAGCCGCCATGTTCGGCACCATGATCCCCTTGTTGCTGGAGCGATTGAAGGTCGATCCCGCCATGGCCACCGGACCCTTCGTCACCACGCTCAACGACATCACCGGCCTGCTCACCTACTTCACCGTGGGCCACCTGATGTACGGACTCTTCTCCTGA
- the rsmA gene encoding ribosomal RNA small subunit methyltransferase A produces MVTPKKRFGQHFLKEDAIAQRIADALTHHGGYRTVIEIGPGTGALTKHLVARTDIDLWCVEVDHEAAAHIQEHFPELAGRLLMGDVLRLDLRTHFPGPFAIIGNFPYNISTQIVFQVLACRDRCTEVVGMFQKEVADRIRAAPGSKVYGITSVLAQAFYEVDQVMTVEPGSFNPPPKVRSAVIRMRRNKVDRLPCDEARFFQVVKTAFNQRRKTLANALKPLLSGDRKVPAHFAGRRAETLAVPEWIELTQALGT; encoded by the coding sequence ATGGTCACCCCCAAGAAGCGCTTCGGCCAACACTTCCTCAAGGAGGACGCCATCGCCCAGCGCATCGCGGATGCGCTCACGCATCATGGTGGCTACCGCACGGTGATCGAGATCGGCCCCGGCACCGGCGCCTTGACGAAGCACCTGGTCGCGCGCACGGACATCGACCTGTGGTGCGTGGAAGTGGACCACGAGGCGGCGGCGCACATCCAGGAACACTTTCCGGAACTCGCGGGTCGCCTCCTCATGGGCGACGTGCTGCGGCTGGACCTGCGCACGCACTTTCCGGGGCCCTTCGCCATCATCGGCAACTTTCCCTACAACATCAGCACGCAGATCGTCTTCCAGGTGCTGGCCTGTCGCGACCGCTGCACCGAGGTGGTGGGCATGTTCCAGAAGGAAGTGGCCGACCGCATCCGCGCGGCACCGGGCAGCAAGGTGTACGGCATTACCAGCGTGCTGGCCCAGGCCTTCTACGAGGTGGACCAGGTGATGACCGTGGAGCCGGGATCCTTCAACCCGCCGCCCAAAGTGCGCAGTGCGGTCATCCGCATGCGGCGCAACAAAGTGGACCGCCTGCCCTGCGATGAAGCGCGATTCTTCCAAGTGGTGAAGACCGCCTTCAACCAGCGGCGCAAGACCCTGGCCAACGCCTTGAAGCCCCTCCTCAGCGGCGACCGCAAGGTGCCCGCCCATTTCGCGGGCCGGCGTGCCGAGACCCTCGCCGTTCCGGAATGGATCGAGCTGACACAGGCCTTGGGCACTTAG